The proteins below are encoded in one region of Alistipes indistinctus YIT 12060:
- a CDS encoding DUF7841 family protein — protein MREYLSHYGWHFSPKLAEYATNPKRMKNADGTSHHWTHEQVKELLERNGVTIEKAKGHDCMYVANMAYSDFYPKPLSTEAQILQYIKAYIDDPDGEDGIALTRYYADCIAKGEPLMWEEFL, from the coding sequence ATGAGGGAGTATTTGTCGCATTACGGGTGGCATTTTTCTCCGAAGCTCGCAGAGTATGCGACCAATCCCAAACGCATGAAGAATGCGGATGGTACGTCGCATCATTGGACGCACGAACAGGTCAAGGAGCTCTTGGAGCGCAATGGGGTAACCATTGAGAAAGCTAAGGGACATGACTGTATGTACGTGGCCAATATGGCCTATTCGGATTTCTACCCTAAACCCCTTTCCACGGAGGCGCAAATCCTTCAATATATCAAGGCGTACATTGACGACCCGGACGGGGAGGATGGCATTGCCCTTACAAGGTACTATGCCGACTGTATCGCCAAAGGTGAACCTTTGATGTGGGAGGAGTTTCTGTAA